Proteins encoded together in one Salmo salar chromosome ssa08, Ssal_v3.1, whole genome shotgun sequence window:
- the LOC106610284 gene encoding protein phosphatase 1K, mitochondrial: MSAFALIHLARLGGTQAMRQRGFLQTALVSVLPLQDDLPLQRPLHLGLLRASNTRFDPDSSGKPTTWDSFGIWDNRIDEPINLSPSIKYGKPIPKVSLSKVGCASLIGHRRENEDRFQVSQMTDNILYFAVFDGHGGPEAADFCDKYMEKYIKDLVAEEDNLEVVLTKAFLELDKDLARHLHFFPHVVSAGSTATVALLRDGIELVVGSVGDSRAMLCRKAKALKLTSDHTPERKDEKERIKKSGGWVTWNSLGQPHVNGRLAMTRAIGDFDLKSTGVIAEPETKRISLHHVHDSFLALTTDGINFIMNSQEICDVINQCHDPKEAAQRISEQALQYGSEDNSTIIVVPFGAWGKQKNSETSYSFSRSFVSSGRWA; the protein is encoded by the exons ATGTCAGCCTTCGCTCTCATCCACCTGGCCCGGTTGGGGGGGACTCAGGCCATGCGACAGAGGGGTTTCCTCCAGACAGCCCTAGTGAGTGTCCTACCCCTGCAGGATGACCTCCCCCTCCAACGGCCTCTCCACCTGGGCCTGCTGCGGGCCAGCAACACGCGCTTCGACCCGGACAGCAGTGGCAAGCCCACCACCTGGGACTCGTTCGGCATCTGGGACAACCGCATTGACGAGCCCATCAACCTGTCGCCCTCCATCAAGTACGGCAAGCCCATCCCCAAGGTCAGCCTGTCCAAGGTGGGCTGCGCCTCGCTCATCGGCCACCGGCGGGAGAACGAGGACCGCTTCCAGGTCTCCCAGATGACAGACAATATCCTCTACTTTGCCGTGTTCGACGGCCACGGAGGGCCTGAGGCGGCAGACTTTTGCGACAAGTACATGGAGAAGTACATTAA GGATCTTGTAGCAGAGGAGGACAATCTGGAAGTTGTTCTTACTAAAGCATTCCTTGAACTGGACAAAGACTTGGCAAGACACCTCCACTTCTTCCCTCATG TGGTGAGCGCTGGCTCCACGGCCACGGTGGCCCTGCTGAGGGACGGTATAGAGCTGGTGGTGGGCAGCGTGGGGGACAGCCGCGCCATGCTCTGCCGCAAGGCCAAGGCCCTCAAACTCACCTCGGACCACACCCCCGAGAGGAAGGACGAGAAGGAGAG gATAAAGAAAAGCGGTGGCTGGGTGACCTGGAACAGTCTGGGGCAGCCCCACGTCAACGGCAGGTTAGCCATGACACGCGCCATCGGGGACTTTGACCTCAAGAGCACCGGGGTGATCGCTGAGCCAGAGACCAAGAGAATATCA CTGCATCACGTCCATGACTCGTTCCTGGCACTGACCACAGACGGCATCAACTTCATCATGAACAGCCAGGAGATCTGTGATGTCATCAACCAGTGCCACGACCCCAAAGAGGCCGCCCAGAGGAtctcagagcag GCGCTTCAGTACGGCTCAGAGGACAACAGCACCATTATCGTGGTTCCCTTCGGAGCCTGGGGGAAACAGAAGAACTCAGAGACCAGCTACTCCTTCAGCCGCAGCTTCGTGTCCAGCGGCCGCTGGGCCTAA
- the abcg2 gene encoding broad substrate specificity ATP-binding cassette transporter ABCG2 isoform X2 yields the protein MVSPLQIMTDRANHISVAMIEDVTSTNGTPRIKVITSSTMVELNKLQPRGSTVSFHSIQYKVKLKTGPLCKRKNTAREILVDLNGIMRPGLNAILGPTGSGKSSFLDVLAARKDPSGLSGEVLIDGAPQPPNFKCLSGYVVQDDVVMGTLTVRENLRFSAALRLPRSVPQKEKEARVNDLITELGLTKVADAKVGTQMIRGISGGERKRTNIGMELIIDPSVLFLDEPTTGLDASTANSVLLLLKRMANQGRTIIMSIHQPRYSIYRLFDSLTLLVSGKQVYHGPAQNALDYFADIGYACEAHNNPADFFLDVINGDSTATAMNKIQGEDIDFEELSGSRQTIEERLVEEYRNCSYFRDTQVELERITQGKQYTTKPTSRTITYNSSFFTQLHWVLGRTFRNLALNPQTSVAQLGVTIFLALIVGAIFFGVKDDQSGIQNRIGALFFITTNQCFSTLSAAELFITERKLFVHEYISGYYRVSVYFLSKILSDIITLRTIPAIIFSCVAYFMIGFKTTPAAFFIFMFTVTLVAYTATAMTMAISADQSVVAMANIFMTISFVFMMIFSGLLVNLPSIMNWLAWLKYLSIPRYGLTALEINEFVGLKFCEDPAIHTTMSPASGMMTNCSMNTTHALGMCTGEQYLDYLGIEYTTWGLWENHVALAIMTLIFLVIAYLKLRFIKKFT from the exons ATG GTCTCACCCCTGCAGATAATGACCGATCGAGCCAATCACATCAGCGTCGCCATGATTGAAGACGTCACGTCCACCAACGGGACGCCCAGGATCAAAGTCATAACCAGCAGCACCATGGTGGAGCTGAACAAGCTGCAGCCCCGGGGCTCCACGGTCAGTTTCCACAGCATCCAGTACAAGGTGAAGCTGAAGACTGGACCGCTCTGCAAGAGGAAGAACACTGCCAGGGAGATACTGGTGGACCTCAA TGGCATCATGAGACCGGGTCTAAATGCCATTCTAGGACCCACTGGAAGTGGAAAGTCCTC GTTCCTGGATGTTCTAGCAGCCAGGAAGGACCCCTCTGGTCTCTCAGGGGAGGTGCTGATCGACGGGGCGCCACAACCACCCAACTTCAAGTGCCTCTCCGGCTATGTTGTCCAG GACGACGTGGTGATGGGGACTCTGACGGTGAGGGAGAACCTGCGATTCTCTGCAGCGCTGCGTCTGCCCCGCTCCGTGCCCCAGAAAGAGAAGGAGGCCAGGGTCAACGACCTCATCACCGAGCTAGGCCTCACCAAGGTGGCCGACGCTAAG GTTGGTACCCAGATGATCCGGGGGATCtctggaggggagaggaagaggaccaaCATCGGCATGGAGCTCATCATCGACCCCTCTGTTCTCTTCTTGGATGAACCCACCACGGGCCTGGACGCTAGCACCGCTAACTCTGTCCTGCTGCTGCTCAAAAG AATGGCCAATCAGGGACGCACCATCATCATGTCCATCCACCAACCGCGTTACTCCATCTACCGGCTGTTCGACTCCCTGACCCTGCTAGTTAGCGGCAAACAGGTGTACCATGGGCCGGCCCAGAATGCACTGGACTATTTTGCCGACATAG GTTACGCCTGCGAGGCCCACAACAACCCAGCCGACTTCTTCCTAGACGTCATCAACGGAGATTCTACTGCCACTGCTATGAACAAGATTCAGGGAGAAG ACATTGACTTTGAGGAGCTGAGTGGCTCCAGGCAGACCATCGAGGAGCGTCTAGTGGAGGAGTACAGGAACTGCTCCTACTTCAGAGACACCCAGGTCGAGCTGGAGAGGATCACCCAGGGAAAGCAGTACACCACCAAGCCCACGTCCCGTACCATCACCTACAACAGCTCCTTCTTCACCCAGCTCCACTGGGTCCTAGGCAGAACCTTCCGGAACCTGGCGCTGAACCCCCAGACCTCCGTCGCACAG CTGGGAGTCACCATTTTTCTGGCTCTTATTGTGGGCGCCATTTTCTTCGGGGTGAAGGACGACCAGAGTGGAATACAGAACAG GATTGGTGCTCTTTTCTTCATCACCACCAACCAATGTTTCAGCACGCTGTCCGCTGCCGAACTCTTCATCACAGAGAGGAAGCTGTTTGT CCATGAGTACATCAGCGGGTATTACAGAGTCTCGGTCTACTTCCTGTCCAAGATCCTGTCTGACATCATCACCCTGCGCACCATCCCCGCCATCATCTTCAGCTGCGTGGCCTACTTCATGATAG GTTTCAAAACCACTCCGGCAGCCTTCTTCATCTTCATGTTCACCGTGACCCTGGTGGCCTACACAGCCACCGCCATGACCATGGCCATCTCTGCCGACCAGAGTGTGGTGGCAATGGCCAACATCTTCATGACCATCAGCTTCGTCTTCATGATG ATCTTCTCAGGTCTGCTGGTGAACCTGCCCAGTATCATGAACTGGCTGGCCTGGTTGAAGTACCTCAGTATCCCTCGCTACGGTCTAACT GCCCTGGAGATCAACGAGTTTGTGGGGCTGAAGTTCTGTGAGGACCCTGCCATTCACACCACCATGTCTCCTGCCTCTGGCATGATGACCAACTGTAGTATGAACACTACTCACGCTCTCGGGAT GTGCACAGGGGAACAATACCTGGACTACCTAGGAATAGAATACACTACATGGGGCCTATGGGAAAACCACGTTGCCTTGGCGATAATGACACTAATTTTCCTGGTCATTGCGTATCTGAAGCTGCGGTTTATTAAGAAGTTCACATAA
- the abcg2 gene encoding broad substrate specificity ATP-binding cassette transporter ABCG2 isoform X1, giving the protein MYAFTTVSPLQIMTDRANHISVAMIEDVTSTNGTPRIKVITSSTMVELNKLQPRGSTVSFHSIQYKVKLKTGPLCKRKNTAREILVDLNGIMRPGLNAILGPTGSGKSSFLDVLAARKDPSGLSGEVLIDGAPQPPNFKCLSGYVVQDDVVMGTLTVRENLRFSAALRLPRSVPQKEKEARVNDLITELGLTKVADAKVGTQMIRGISGGERKRTNIGMELIIDPSVLFLDEPTTGLDASTANSVLLLLKRMANQGRTIIMSIHQPRYSIYRLFDSLTLLVSGKQVYHGPAQNALDYFADIGYACEAHNNPADFFLDVINGDSTATAMNKIQGEDIDFEELSGSRQTIEERLVEEYRNCSYFRDTQVELERITQGKQYTTKPTSRTITYNSSFFTQLHWVLGRTFRNLALNPQTSVAQLGVTIFLALIVGAIFFGVKDDQSGIQNRIGALFFITTNQCFSTLSAAELFITERKLFVHEYISGYYRVSVYFLSKILSDIITLRTIPAIIFSCVAYFMIGFKTTPAAFFIFMFTVTLVAYTATAMTMAISADQSVVAMANIFMTISFVFMMIFSGLLVNLPSIMNWLAWLKYLSIPRYGLTALEINEFVGLKFCEDPAIHTTMSPASGMMTNCSMNTTHALGMCTGEQYLDYLGIEYTTWGLWENHVALAIMTLIFLVIAYLKLRFIKKFT; this is encoded by the exons atgtatgcattcactact GTCTCACCCCTGCAGATAATGACCGATCGAGCCAATCACATCAGCGTCGCCATGATTGAAGACGTCACGTCCACCAACGGGACGCCCAGGATCAAAGTCATAACCAGCAGCACCATGGTGGAGCTGAACAAGCTGCAGCCCCGGGGCTCCACGGTCAGTTTCCACAGCATCCAGTACAAGGTGAAGCTGAAGACTGGACCGCTCTGCAAGAGGAAGAACACTGCCAGGGAGATACTGGTGGACCTCAA TGGCATCATGAGACCGGGTCTAAATGCCATTCTAGGACCCACTGGAAGTGGAAAGTCCTC GTTCCTGGATGTTCTAGCAGCCAGGAAGGACCCCTCTGGTCTCTCAGGGGAGGTGCTGATCGACGGGGCGCCACAACCACCCAACTTCAAGTGCCTCTCCGGCTATGTTGTCCAG GACGACGTGGTGATGGGGACTCTGACGGTGAGGGAGAACCTGCGATTCTCTGCAGCGCTGCGTCTGCCCCGCTCCGTGCCCCAGAAAGAGAAGGAGGCCAGGGTCAACGACCTCATCACCGAGCTAGGCCTCACCAAGGTGGCCGACGCTAAG GTTGGTACCCAGATGATCCGGGGGATCtctggaggggagaggaagaggaccaaCATCGGCATGGAGCTCATCATCGACCCCTCTGTTCTCTTCTTGGATGAACCCACCACGGGCCTGGACGCTAGCACCGCTAACTCTGTCCTGCTGCTGCTCAAAAG AATGGCCAATCAGGGACGCACCATCATCATGTCCATCCACCAACCGCGTTACTCCATCTACCGGCTGTTCGACTCCCTGACCCTGCTAGTTAGCGGCAAACAGGTGTACCATGGGCCGGCCCAGAATGCACTGGACTATTTTGCCGACATAG GTTACGCCTGCGAGGCCCACAACAACCCAGCCGACTTCTTCCTAGACGTCATCAACGGAGATTCTACTGCCACTGCTATGAACAAGATTCAGGGAGAAG ACATTGACTTTGAGGAGCTGAGTGGCTCCAGGCAGACCATCGAGGAGCGTCTAGTGGAGGAGTACAGGAACTGCTCCTACTTCAGAGACACCCAGGTCGAGCTGGAGAGGATCACCCAGGGAAAGCAGTACACCACCAAGCCCACGTCCCGTACCATCACCTACAACAGCTCCTTCTTCACCCAGCTCCACTGGGTCCTAGGCAGAACCTTCCGGAACCTGGCGCTGAACCCCCAGACCTCCGTCGCACAG CTGGGAGTCACCATTTTTCTGGCTCTTATTGTGGGCGCCATTTTCTTCGGGGTGAAGGACGACCAGAGTGGAATACAGAACAG GATTGGTGCTCTTTTCTTCATCACCACCAACCAATGTTTCAGCACGCTGTCCGCTGCCGAACTCTTCATCACAGAGAGGAAGCTGTTTGT CCATGAGTACATCAGCGGGTATTACAGAGTCTCGGTCTACTTCCTGTCCAAGATCCTGTCTGACATCATCACCCTGCGCACCATCCCCGCCATCATCTTCAGCTGCGTGGCCTACTTCATGATAG GTTTCAAAACCACTCCGGCAGCCTTCTTCATCTTCATGTTCACCGTGACCCTGGTGGCCTACACAGCCACCGCCATGACCATGGCCATCTCTGCCGACCAGAGTGTGGTGGCAATGGCCAACATCTTCATGACCATCAGCTTCGTCTTCATGATG ATCTTCTCAGGTCTGCTGGTGAACCTGCCCAGTATCATGAACTGGCTGGCCTGGTTGAAGTACCTCAGTATCCCTCGCTACGGTCTAACT GCCCTGGAGATCAACGAGTTTGTGGGGCTGAAGTTCTGTGAGGACCCTGCCATTCACACCACCATGTCTCCTGCCTCTGGCATGATGACCAACTGTAGTATGAACACTACTCACGCTCTCGGGAT GTGCACAGGGGAACAATACCTGGACTACCTAGGAATAGAATACACTACATGGGGCCTATGGGAAAACCACGTTGCCTTGGCGATAATGACACTAATTTTCCTGGTCATTGCGTATCTGAAGCTGCGGTTTATTAAGAAGTTCACATAA
- the abcg2 gene encoding broad substrate specificity ATP-binding cassette transporter ABCG2, with translation MTDRANHISVAMIEDVTSTNGTPRIKVITSSTMVELNKLQPRGSTVSFHSIQYKVKLKTGPLCKRKNTAREILVDLNGIMRPGLNAILGPTGSGKSSFLDVLAARKDPSGLSGEVLIDGAPQPPNFKCLSGYVVQDDVVMGTLTVRENLRFSAALRLPRSVPQKEKEARVNDLITELGLTKVADAKVGTQMIRGISGGERKRTNIGMELIIDPSVLFLDEPTTGLDASTANSVLLLLKRMANQGRTIIMSIHQPRYSIYRLFDSLTLLVSGKQVYHGPAQNALDYFADIGYACEAHNNPADFFLDVINGDSTATAMNKIQGEDIDFEELSGSRQTIEERLVEEYRNCSYFRDTQVELERITQGKQYTTKPTSRTITYNSSFFTQLHWVLGRTFRNLALNPQTSVAQLGVTIFLALIVGAIFFGVKDDQSGIQNRIGALFFITTNQCFSTLSAAELFITERKLFVHEYISGYYRVSVYFLSKILSDIITLRTIPAIIFSCVAYFMIGFKTTPAAFFIFMFTVTLVAYTATAMTMAISADQSVVAMANIFMTISFVFMMIFSGLLVNLPSIMNWLAWLKYLSIPRYGLTALEINEFVGLKFCEDPAIHTTMSPASGMMTNCSMNTTHALGMCTGEQYLDYLGIEYTTWGLWENHVALAIMTLIFLVIAYLKLRFIKKFT, from the exons ATGACCGATCGAGCCAATCACATCAGCGTCGCCATGATTGAAGACGTCACGTCCACCAACGGGACGCCCAGGATCAAAGTCATAACCAGCAGCACCATGGTGGAGCTGAACAAGCTGCAGCCCCGGGGCTCCACGGTCAGTTTCCACAGCATCCAGTACAAGGTGAAGCTGAAGACTGGACCGCTCTGCAAGAGGAAGAACACTGCCAGGGAGATACTGGTGGACCTCAA TGGCATCATGAGACCGGGTCTAAATGCCATTCTAGGACCCACTGGAAGTGGAAAGTCCTC GTTCCTGGATGTTCTAGCAGCCAGGAAGGACCCCTCTGGTCTCTCAGGGGAGGTGCTGATCGACGGGGCGCCACAACCACCCAACTTCAAGTGCCTCTCCGGCTATGTTGTCCAG GACGACGTGGTGATGGGGACTCTGACGGTGAGGGAGAACCTGCGATTCTCTGCAGCGCTGCGTCTGCCCCGCTCCGTGCCCCAGAAAGAGAAGGAGGCCAGGGTCAACGACCTCATCACCGAGCTAGGCCTCACCAAGGTGGCCGACGCTAAG GTTGGTACCCAGATGATCCGGGGGATCtctggaggggagaggaagaggaccaaCATCGGCATGGAGCTCATCATCGACCCCTCTGTTCTCTTCTTGGATGAACCCACCACGGGCCTGGACGCTAGCACCGCTAACTCTGTCCTGCTGCTGCTCAAAAG AATGGCCAATCAGGGACGCACCATCATCATGTCCATCCACCAACCGCGTTACTCCATCTACCGGCTGTTCGACTCCCTGACCCTGCTAGTTAGCGGCAAACAGGTGTACCATGGGCCGGCCCAGAATGCACTGGACTATTTTGCCGACATAG GTTACGCCTGCGAGGCCCACAACAACCCAGCCGACTTCTTCCTAGACGTCATCAACGGAGATTCTACTGCCACTGCTATGAACAAGATTCAGGGAGAAG ACATTGACTTTGAGGAGCTGAGTGGCTCCAGGCAGACCATCGAGGAGCGTCTAGTGGAGGAGTACAGGAACTGCTCCTACTTCAGAGACACCCAGGTCGAGCTGGAGAGGATCACCCAGGGAAAGCAGTACACCACCAAGCCCACGTCCCGTACCATCACCTACAACAGCTCCTTCTTCACCCAGCTCCACTGGGTCCTAGGCAGAACCTTCCGGAACCTGGCGCTGAACCCCCAGACCTCCGTCGCACAG CTGGGAGTCACCATTTTTCTGGCTCTTATTGTGGGCGCCATTTTCTTCGGGGTGAAGGACGACCAGAGTGGAATACAGAACAG GATTGGTGCTCTTTTCTTCATCACCACCAACCAATGTTTCAGCACGCTGTCCGCTGCCGAACTCTTCATCACAGAGAGGAAGCTGTTTGT CCATGAGTACATCAGCGGGTATTACAGAGTCTCGGTCTACTTCCTGTCCAAGATCCTGTCTGACATCATCACCCTGCGCACCATCCCCGCCATCATCTTCAGCTGCGTGGCCTACTTCATGATAG GTTTCAAAACCACTCCGGCAGCCTTCTTCATCTTCATGTTCACCGTGACCCTGGTGGCCTACACAGCCACCGCCATGACCATGGCCATCTCTGCCGACCAGAGTGTGGTGGCAATGGCCAACATCTTCATGACCATCAGCTTCGTCTTCATGATG ATCTTCTCAGGTCTGCTGGTGAACCTGCCCAGTATCATGAACTGGCTGGCCTGGTTGAAGTACCTCAGTATCCCTCGCTACGGTCTAACT GCCCTGGAGATCAACGAGTTTGTGGGGCTGAAGTTCTGTGAGGACCCTGCCATTCACACCACCATGTCTCCTGCCTCTGGCATGATGACCAACTGTAGTATGAACACTACTCACGCTCTCGGGAT GTGCACAGGGGAACAATACCTGGACTACCTAGGAATAGAATACACTACATGGGGCCTATGGGAAAACCACGTTGCCTTGGCGATAATGACACTAATTTTCCTGGTCATTGCGTATCTGAAGCTGCGGTTTATTAAGAAGTTCACATAA